A genomic stretch from Echeneis naucrates chromosome 6, fEcheNa1.1, whole genome shotgun sequence includes:
- the sphk2 gene encoding sphingosine kinase 2: protein MRSPEPTSPSPAEALLHGQFASWESGSNSNNNSCPNSPGGPTGVSPTASPTLASASNYALTLTHMHIHIQRLSPRPGKEARLLMPLSELVGCSCPRVPAPPLLVLYWYPPGKKRKGVSRRRQVRAYLAESRPEAERWSAAVQCLLRGVTVTSDTEFSRSLLPRPRRLLLLVNPFSGRGQAMQWCQTHILPMIREANISYNLIQTERQNHARELIREISLPEWDGIIIISGDGLLHEVINGLMERTDWEQAIKTPVGILPCGSGNALAGSINHHAGYDMCLREPLLLNCCFLLCRGGVRPMDLVSVTTSPPPSNNSRTATPRRIFSFLSVAWGFVSDVDIESERYRGLGSARFTLGTLVRIASLRSYKGRLSYLPPSIVTTSPDATPPPPRRPLSRSITEGLEGFCRTPIHRTCSDMGISEQRSLRMGEGEREKEERQRERERRRERARGGGTGVVRASSLAEDRERELEMEAEEERSGTCSERSGTSSESNDRDECHMGTEERLAGIKDEREDGETAEQDSSEMEEEDRGKDGEGSAGSVEGEGALHARELGESYGVDIGREADEEPKGCFTYQDDLNQARQKLRKNSAPSSQIANTLLNQPSSQEEDADSGTSYGVEDVDLNGTYYQKDIYPLDVARERALTISSPFRHSPFSYKPKTLDQNQNASRPRPLSLLQHSHSNSLPPKLSSLSLSLSPTPPSSPSCASPHSSSYLAPRPNTPNSTSPSPSLRTPSSSFNFEIAEPAGPLKNRPFVSLPLNVPRDDLLPPLDQPLPTRDWVTIEGDFVLVLALYQSHLGADLHAAPQARFDDGLIHLTFVRAGISRATLLRLFFAMERGTHHSVSSPYVSHVTCRAFRLQPLSARGTLTVDGELVPYGPLQAQVHPSMARLIVGDSGVRITRF, encoded by the exons ATGCGATCTCCAGAACCAACTTCACCTTCTCCAGCAGAAGCCCTCCTCCATGGCCAGTTTGCAAGCTGGGAATCAGGCAgtaacagcaacaataacagctGCCCCAACAGTCCTGGTGGTCCGACTGGAGTCTCCCCCACTGCCTCTCCCACTCTTGCCTCGGCCTCCAACTATGCCTTGACCCTCAcccacatgcacatacacatccaGCGCTTGTCGCCACGGCCTGGAAAAGAAGCCCGTCTCCTAATGCCTTTATCAGAGCTAGTGGGTTGCAGCTGCCCTCGTGTTCCTGCGCCCCCGCTCCTGGTGCTCTACTGGTACCCACCAGGTAAAAAGCGGAAAGGGGTGTCCCGGCGAAGGCAGGTGAGGGCCTACCTGGCAGAAAGCAGGCCTGAAGCTGAGAGGTGGTCAGCTGCCGTGCAGTGTCTGCTCAGAGGTGTGACCGTCACTTCTGACACAG AATTTTCAAGAAGTCTGCTACCTCGTCCAAGGCGACTACTGTTATTGGTTAACCCCTTCAGTGGAAGAGGCCAGGCAATGCAGTGGTGTCAAACACACATCCTGCCCATGATCAGAGAGGCCAACATCAGTTACAACCTCATCCAAACAG AGCGTCAGAACCATGCAAGGGAGCTTATCAGAGAGATCTCACTCCCAGAGTGGGatggcatcatcatcatttctggAGATGGCCTGCTGCATGAG GTTATTAATGGGCTTATGGAACGTACTGACTGGGAACAAGCAATAAAAACACCTGTTGGCATTCTGCCCTGTGGCTCTGGAAATGCACTGGCTGGCTCCATCAACCACCATGCAGG gTATGACATGTGCCTTCGGGAACCCCTACTTTTGAACTGCTGCTTTTTGCTCTGTCGAGGCGGTGTACGACCCATGGACTTGGTCTCTGTAACAACAAGTCCTCCACCCTCCAACAACAGTCGAACAGCAACACCAAGAagaattttttctttcctttctgtcgCATGGGGCTTTGTGTCTGATGTGGACATAGAAAGTGAGAG ATATCGTGGCCTGGGCTCCGCCCGCTTCACTCTGGGCACCCTGGTGCGGATAGCTTCTCTTCGATCATACAAGGGTCGTCTCTCCTACCTGCCGCCATCTATTGTCACCACATCCCCAGATGCCACACCTCCTCCACCAAGGAGGCCTCTTTCCCGTAGTATTACAGAAGGACTTGAGGGTTTCTGCCGAACACCCATCCATCGCACCTGCTCTGACATGGGCATCAGTGAACAGAGAAGCCTTCGCATGGGTGAGggtgagagggaaaaagaggagaggcagagagaacgggagagaagaagggagagggccagaggaggaggaactggTGTGGTCAGAGCCAGCAGCTTggcagaagacagagagagggagttggagatggaggcagaagaggagagaTCGGGGACATGTTCGGAGAGGTCAGGCACAAGTTCAGAATCAAACGATAGGGATGAATGCCACATGGGAACGGAAGAAAGGCTGGCAGGGATCAAGGATGAAAGGGAAGATGGGGAAACAGCAGAGCAAGACTCCagtgagatggaggaagaagatAGGGGGAAGGATGGGGAAGGCAGTGCTGGCTCCGTCGAGGGGGAGGGAGCATTGCATGCAAGGGAATTGGGAGAGAGTTATGGTGTCGACATTGGACGAGAAGCAGATGAAGAGCCAAAGGGTTGTTTCACTTACCAAGATGACCTCAACCAGGCCAGACAGAAACTAAGAAAGAATTCAGCCCCTTCAAGTCAGATAGCTAACACTCTCTTAAACCAGCCTTCCAGTCAAGAGGAAGATGCAGATTCTGGCACTTCGTATGGGGTGGAGGACGTGGATCTGAATGGAACCTACTACCAGAAAGACATCTACCCACTGGACGTTGCTCGTGAGCGAGCTCTCACTATCTCCTCGCCCTTTCGTCACTCTCCCTTTTCTTACAAGCCTAAGACTCTGGACCAAAACCAGAATGCTTCCAGGCCAAGGCCCCTTTCCCTCCTTCAGCACTCCCATTCAAACTCCCTTCCCCCTAaactctcctccctctctctgtctctatcaccCACACCACCCTCTTCTCCATCTTGTGCCTCCCCACACTCCTCATCCTACCTCGCCCCCCGTCCTAACACCCCTAACTCCacctcaccctcaccctctTTACGCACACCGTCCTcatcttttaattttgaaattgcAGAGCCAGCAGGACCCCTTAAAAACCGTCCTTTTGTCTCACTGCCTCTAAATGTCCCAAGGGATGATTTGTTACCCCCCCTTGACCAACCTCTCCCTACCAGAGACTGGGTCACCATTGAAGGAGATTTCGTCCTCGTCCTGGCGCTTTATCAGAGCCACCTTGGGGCTGACTTACATGCTGCCCCCCAGGCCAGATTTGATGATGGTCTGATCCACCTGACGTTTGTGCGGGCAGGGATCTCCAGAGCCACTCTACTGAGATTGTTCTTTGCCATGGAAAGAGGAACCCACCACTCCGTTAGCTCACCATATGTGAGCCATGTGACCTGCAGGGCTTTCAGATTGCAGCCTCTGTCTGCACGAGGAACCCTCACTGTGGATGGAGAGCTCGTGCCCTATGGACCACTTCAAGCACAG GTTCACCCTTCCATGGCCCGACTCATTGTAGGTGACTCTGGAGTGAGGATTACAAGATTCTAA
- the rpl18 gene encoding large ribosomal subunit protein eL18 has product MGVDIRHNKDRKVHRKEPKSQDIYLRLLVKLYRFLARRSNAPFNKVVLRRLFMSRTNRPPISISRLIRKMKMPGRDNKIAVVVGTVTDDVRIQDIPKLKICALRVTDGARRRILKAGGKVMTFDQLALASPKGQGTVLLSGPRKGREVYRHFGKAPGTPHSHTKPYVRSKGRKFERARGRRASRGYKN; this is encoded by the exons ATG GGAGTTGACATCAGACACAACAAGGACCGCAAGGTGCACAGGAAAGAGCCAAAGAGCCAGGATATCTACCTGAGGCTCCTGGTTAAG TTGTACAGGTTTCTTGCCCGCCGCTCTAATGCTCCCTTCAACAAGGTTGTCTTGAGGAGGCTCTTCATGAGCAGAACCAACAGGCCCCCCATCTCCATCTCCCGCCTG ATCCGTAAGATGAAGATGCCAGGCCGTGACAACAaaattgctgttgttgtgggAACAGTCACTGATGATGTCAGGATTCAGGATATCCCCAAACTGAAG ATCTGTGCTCTGAGGGTAACTGATGGTGCTCGCAGAAGAATCCTGAAGGCAGGTGGTAAGGTGATGACCTTTGACCAGCTGGCTCTGGCTTCTCCCAAAGGACAGGGCACAGTGCTGCTGTCAG GACCCCGCAAAGGCAGAGAGGTGTACAGGCACTTTGGAAAAGCCCCTGGAACCCCTCATAGCCACACCAA gcCCTATGTTCGCTCCAAGGGCAGGAAGTTCGAGAGAGCTCGTGGTCGCAGAGCCAGCCGTGGCTACAAGAACTag
- the LOC115045114 gene encoding mpv17-like protein: MNRAWAVFKAHPYISNVLGYTALFSSADVIQQSVLGGKRAARAPSDASADIDWCQTARVATVGFCFHANFNYHWLRWLERMLPGGGVKAVTGKVVVDQLVAAPLTISAFYIGLSLLENKDDPLEDWRQKFWTSYKSGVIYWSTMQAVNFALVPPVARTVFLGGTALTFTVFLCHLRQQRSH; this comes from the exons ATGAACAGAGCCTGGGCTGTGTTCAAGGCTCACCCCTACATCAGTAACGTCCTCGGATACAcagctctgttttcctctgctgacGTGATACAACAGAGCGTGCTGGGAGGGAAACGTGCCGCTAGAGCCCCATCAGATGCCTCAGCTGACATCGACTGGTGTCAGACAGCTCGAGTAGCAActgttggtttctgtttccATGCCAACTTCAACTACCACTGGCTCAGGTGGCTGGAGAGGATGCTGCCAGGGGGCGGAGTCAAGGCAGTGACAGGGAAGGTTGTAGTGGATCAGCTGGTTGCAGCTCCTCTCACCATCAGTGCTTTTTATATTG GTTTGAGTTTACTAGAAAACAAAGACGACCCACTAGAAGACTGGAGACAGAAATTCTGGACATCTTACAAG TCTGGAGTGATATATTGGTCAACTATGCAG GCAGTGAACTTTGCCCTAGTCCCTCCTGTGGCCCGGACAGTGTTTCTGGGAGGCACTGCACTTACTTTCACAGTCTTTCTGTGCCACCTCAGACAGCAGCGTAGCCACTAA